From a region of the Drosophila virilis strain 15010-1051.87 chromosome 3, Dvir_AGI_RSII-ME, whole genome shotgun sequence genome:
- the mus312 gene encoding structure-specific endonuclease subunit SLX4, translating into MDRQTRRANFKKLQQPANTKLRSTRSSKATAPMTLSEYFNTQESSSSSAAAEPESLLAEPRSKKARDVEPSKDVAKPKKAPKLKASAPQRRARAGRGKKQPSISDFLRNEQLFAEVTAQHCMADNFSPDDIEMALVLSKSEAEKHGRLRLEDTEDEREEVVDLLDDKANQSTENVRRKLQKYGFRTAAKEDYNLFSIAALPGATGKRGKRCKWANKFTPLTLRNPEAQQKKLQTQVAALMAQQVRTQLPSAEDQPSFELISERLLQLAASAERRITHEPSAEPLTNLSAYYVQDLIEVSRTPAHHLLKSWSAIQGRDLSPKRPSAASQRRQQQLQQVYAELEAHFGASAVEEELDELEKLVADNMIQDVSQMLADNLVQQANQMAADKADDNNQLPVDQVQISLSSDSPLKEPPDKRARMMPQQEMHSEKENLQPSTSAMLSLPTQSTRCISPDLFADSDDDEPASETPATCSTAAALEMQNLSLKVYRNISSTDMNSYELYSSDEVKIVHDVKAERRSLQASSQASFIDLTAEQDSPENTSSKSLFEQHIFPQSPIIDFDEDVDVLEQDLCGQAADCEISDELYAKYAYQTARDEAVFERSLRDQSQLKNECLNMSRNDSAKTNPSSSCNMATTSHAFQDSVLNFSQLDSTRDAFQRSCSLTQSPGQAAQLEQSFKSPLSRRCNSSALPLSHSDASIDLTQDSGDEDNEEDNVLLSDEEINYSIWKADKTCREALDDSKSLPLTRIKSVPFFKTVEDLDAYLDASPTPSNKSCNSRSPNKSALSKERAEFGILDAAISQPFTLSQLQSSPDKACQVPIDWTDASFLETPPEVPIKRYSSSCTHKFKELLNDISEPADELDDFDRLVFQNSSKDGTIDTMPSGLDQLLRGEINAESLPPPAAAVEPPSPAKGAASWEQLELNGQVYEVRVCRTPKPDFVHLSDAELLQQLYNCGIKPLKRKQAVKLLEYIYNQTHPIMLPEPVTMTEPVAMPRSKSTPINAGTGKSDNGRLRLASSDEAEPKAALKFRDAAGAELLRYSQDAPPALCDDFECFVLQTNVSKKTPQPLLPLHIAWHNLLCANPDLHERVLHFEPIDLQEIYLYLKQLGQRYEPKELKSFFDRRCIIFRYELAPPQKQAQRHIRKPKSRRPYAKP; encoded by the exons atGGACAGACAAACACGCCGTGCAAACTTTAAGAAACTACAACAACCCGCGAACACAAAGCTGCG CTCCACGCGCAGCAGCAAGGCCACAGCGCCCATGACACTGTCCGAATATTTCAATACACAGGAGAGTTCCAGCAGTTCCGCAGCTGCTGAGCCGGAGAGTCTTTTGGCGGAGCCTAGGAGCAAAAAAGCACGCGACGTTGAGCCCAGCAAAGATGTGGCCAAGCCAAAAAAGGCGCCCAAGCTAAAAGCCAGTGCCCCACAGCGAAGGGCACGCGCTGGACGTGGCAAGAAGCAGCCCAGCATCAGCGACTTTCTGCGTAATGAGCAGCTCTTTGCGGAGGTCACGGCGCAGCATTGCATGGCGGATAACTTTAGTCCCGATGACATTGAAATGGCGCTAGTGCTGTCCAAATCGGAGGCAGAGAAACATGGCCGATTGCGACTGGAAGACACCGAGGACGAGCGCGAGGAAGTGGTTGATTTGCTCGATGACAAAGCGAATCAGTCCACAGAGAATGTACGCCGCAAGCTGCAAAAGTACGGCTTTCGCACAGCTGCCAAGGAGG ATTACAACCTGTTCTCCATTGCTGCGTTGCCTGGTGCGACGGGCAAGCGCGGCAAACGCTGCAAATGGGCCAATAAATTTACGCCGCTCACCTTGCGCAATCCGGAGGCGCAGCAGAAAAAGCTGCAGACCCAGGTGGCTGCTCTGATGGCGCAACAGGTGCGCACCCAGCTGCCCAGCGCTGAGGATCAGCCGTCCTTCGAACTGATCAGCGAGCGTCTGTTGCAATTGGCAGCTTCCGCTGAGCGACGCATCACCCACGAGCCCAGCGCCGAACCTCTAACGAATTTGAGTGCATATTATGTGCAGGATTTAATAGAAGTTAGTCGCACGCCGGCACATCACTTGCTGAAGAGCTGGTCGGCCATACAGGGACGCGATCTGTCGCCCAAGCGACCCAGCGCAGCGAGTcagcgccggcagcagcaattgcagcaggTCTACGCAGAGCTGGAGGCGCATTTTGGTGCCAGTGCAGTGGAGGAGGAGTTGGATGAGCTGGAAAAACTGGTGGCCGATAATATGATACAGGATGTTAGTCAAATGTTGGCTGACAATCTTGTGCAGCAAGCTAACCAAATGGCAGCTGATAAAGCAGATGACAACAACCAATTGCCGGTTGATCAAGTGCAAATCTCATTAAGCAGCGATTCTCCGCTGAAAGAGCCGCCCGATAAGCGTGCCAGAATGATGCCACAGCAGGAGATGCACAGTGAAAAGGAGAACCTGCAACCCAGTACCTCAGCTATGCTGAGCCTACCCACGCAAAGCACACGCTGCATTTCACCCGATCTCTTTGCGGATTCAGATGATGATGAGCCGGCGAGTGAAACGCCTGCCACGTGCAGCACGGCGGCTGCTCTTGAGATGCAAAACCTTTCCTTAAAGGTCTACAGGAATATAAGCTCGACCGATATGAACAGCTATGAGCTGTACTCCAGCGATGAAG TGAAGATTGTCCACGATGTTAAAGCGGAGCGTAGAAGTCTTCAAG CATCCTCTCAAGCAAGCTTTATAGACTTGACCGCAGAGCAAGATTCACCCGAAAACACTTCAAGTAAATCCCTTTTCGAGCAGCACATCTTTCCGCAGAGTCCAATCATAGATTTCGATGAAGATGTCGATGTATTGGAGCAGGATTTATGCGGCCAGGCGGCGGATTGTGAAATTTCTGATGAGTTATATGCAAAGTACGCCTATCAAACAGCTCGGGATGAGGCAGTCTTTGAGCGCAGTTTGAGGGATCAGTCCCAGCTGAAGAACGAGTGCCTTAACATGAGCAGAAATGACTCCGCCAAAACAAATCCCAGCTCATCGTGCAACATGGCCACAACTTCACATGCTTTCCAGGACTCAGTACTCAACTTTAGCCAATTGGACAGCACACGAGATGCATTCCAGCGCAGCTGCAGCCTAACACAGTCGCCCGGACAGGCCGCTCAACTGGAGCAGAGTTTCAAGAGTCCGCTGAGCCGGCGATGCAACTCCTCTGCCTTGCCCTTAAGTCACTCGGATGCGAGCATTGATTTGACCCAAGACAGCGGCGATGAGGATAACGAGGAGGATAATGTTCTGCTCTCCGATGAGGAAATCAATTATTCCATTTGGAAGGCGGACAAAACATGTCGCGAGGCACTCGATGATAGCAAAAGTTTGCCTTTAACAAGAATCAAAAGCGTGCCGTTCTTCAAGACTGTGGAGGACTTGGATGCCTACTTGGATGCTTCACCCACGCCCTCAAACAAATCCTGCAATTCGCGTTCGCCCAACAAAAGTGCTCTGAGCAAAGAACGCGCCGAGTTTGGCATACTGGACGCAGCCATCTCGCAGCCCTTTACGCTCTCCCAGCTGCAGAGTTCGCCGGACAAGGCGTGCCAAGTGCCAATAGACTGGACGGACGCATCCTTTTTGGAGACCCCGCCGGAGGTACCAATAAAACGCTACTCCAGCAGCTGCACCCATAAATTTAAAGAGCTGCTGAACGATATCTCGGAGCCAGCCGATGAACTGGATGATTTTGATCGTCTGGTGTtccaaaacagcagcaaagatGGAACAATAGACACTATGCCAAGTGGACTGGATCAACTGCTTAGGGGCGAGATCAATGCGGAGAGCTTGCCACCGCCAGCCGCAGCTGTGGAGCCGCCCAGTCCGGCCAAGGGAGCAGCTTCCTGGGAGCAATTGGAGCTCAATGGTCAGGTGTACGAGGTGCGCGTCTGTCGCACACCCAAACCGGATTTTGTGCATCTAAGCGATgcggagctgctgcagcagctgtacAATTGTGGCATCAAGCCGCTAAAACGCAAACAGGCTGTCAAATTGCTGGAATACATATACAATCAAACGCATCCGATTATGCTGCCCGAGCCAGTGACCATGACCGAGCCAGTGGCCATGCCGCGCTCCAAATCCACGCCCATCAACGCCGGCACTGGCAAATCTGACAACGGGCGGCTGCGACTCGCCAGCAGCGACGAAGCGGAGCCAAAAGCGGCTCTCAAATTTCGCGACGCCGCCGGAGCAGAGCTGCTGCGCTACTCGCAAGATGCGCCGCCGGCGCTGTGCGACGACTTCGAGTGCTTTGTGCTGCAGACAAATGTCTCGAAGAAGAcgccgcagccgctgctgccgctgcacaTAGCCTGGCACAATTTGCTCTGTGCCAATCCCGACCTGCACGAGCGTGTGCTCCATTTTGAGCCCATCGATCTGCAGGAGATCTATCTGTATCTTAAGCAGCTGGGCCAGCGCTATGAGCCCAAGGAACTCAAGAGTTTCTTCGACAGACGCTGCATAATATTCCGTTACGAGCTGGCGCCGCCCCAGAAACAGGCCCAGCGGCACATCCGGAAGCCGAAGTCTAGAAGGCCCTACGCAAAGCCCTAG
- the mrva gene encoding lysosomal dipeptide transporter MFSD1: protein MAREDEERIVDNEESAQPEEATATSPSRGREDNELALPTGGCCMPSSTCHRFQALVFMCLLGFGSYFCYDNPGALQTVFKKELDLSSTQFTLIYSIYSWPNVVLCFLGGFLIDRLFGIRLGTIIYMLILLVGQLIFASGAIIDTFWLMILGRFIFGIGAESLAVAQNSYAVLWFKGKELNMVFGLQLSVARFGSTVNFWVMQPIYDYVSKFYESYRALGVVLLLATLTCVMSLLCALILGWMDKRAERIMQRNNNPSGEIPKLTDVFTFKAPFWMVSLICVAYYVAIFPFIALGQKFFMDRFGYTAAQANTVDSLVYLIAAVSSPIFGFIIDKLGRNVTWVMNATITTIGAHALLTFTQLNPYVGMTIMGLSYSMLAASLWPLVALIIPEYQLGTAYGFCQSVQNLGLAVITIVAGIIADQSDGDHTWVQLFFMGWLTIALIATGVIWAYDKKHRGNLNMTPAQRAIFVNSANYQNFE, encoded by the coding sequence ATGGCTCGCGAAGATGAAGAGCGCATTGTGGACAACGAGGAGTCGGCCCAGCCCGAGGAGGCCACAGCGACGAGCCCCAGTCGCGGACGCGAGGACAATGAGCTGGCGCTGCCAACGGGCGGCTGTTGTATGCCGTCGAGCACCTGTCATCGCTTCCAGGCGCTGGTCTTTATGTGCCTGCTCGGCTTTGGCTCGTACTTTTGCTACGACAATCCCGGCGCACTGCAGACGGTCTTCAAAAAGGAACTGGACCTGAGTTCGACCCAATTTACGCTTATCTATTCCATCTACTCGTGGCCCAATGTCGTCTTGTGCTTTCTGGGCGGCTTCCTGATCGATCGCCTGTTCGGCATACGTCTGGGCACGATTATCTATATGCTCATACTGCTGGTGGGTCAGCTGATCTTTGCCAGCGGCGCCATTATCGACACCTTCTGGCTGATGATACTCGGCCGCTTCATCTTTGGCATTGGCGCCGAATCGCTGGCCGTCGCCCAGAACAGCTATGCGGTGCTCTGGTTCAAGGGCAAGGAGCTGAACATGGTGTTCGGCCTGCAGCTGTCGGTGGCACGTTTCGGCAGCACGGTCAACTTTTGGGTAATGCAGCCCATCTATGATTATGTGAGCAAGTTCTATGAGAGCTATCGTGCCCTTGGCGTTgtcctgctgctggccacgcTCACCTGCGTCATGTCGCTGCTCTGCGCTCTGATACTCGGCTGGATGGATAAGCGGGCGGAGCGCATAATGCAGCGGAACAATAATCCGTCGGGCGAGATACCCAAACTGACGGATGTCTTCACGTTCAAGGCGCCCTTCTGGATGGTCTCCCTGATCTGTGTGGCCTACTATGTGGCCATCTTTCCGTTTATTGCGCTCGGCCAGAAGTTCTTCATGGATCGCTTTGGCTATACGGCCGCGCAGGCGAACACCGTCGACTCGCTGGTCTATCTAATTGCGGCTGTGTCCTCGCCCATCTTTGGCTTCATCATCGACAAGCTGGGTCGCAATGTCACCTGGGTGATGAATGCCACGATTACGACAATTGGCGCACATGCGCTGCTCACGTTCACCCAGCTGAATCCGTATGTGGGCATGACCATTATGGGCCTCTCCTATTCCATGCTGGCCGCCAGCCTGTGGCCCTTGGTTGCGCTCATCATACCCGAATATCAGCTGGGCACCGCCTACGGATTTTGTCAGTCCGTACAGAATCTCGGCCTGGCTGTCATCACAATTGTCGCCGGCATCATAGCCGATCAAAGCGACGGCGATCATACCTGGGTGCAGCTATTCTTCATGGGCTGGCTGACCATAGCGCTGATTGCGACCGGCGTCATCTGGGCCTACGATAAGAAGCATCGCGGCAATCTCAACATGACGCCGGCACAGCGTGCAATCTTTGTCAACTCGGCCAACTATCAGAATTTTGAATAA
- the Rint1 gene encoding RINT1-like protein — translation MHAKLSELERSIAERLNEKIGKDANQLHRAALLVDSYKERLHTLSQTLNYEEPQNVSSYKSAFQCQQQVCESIDFELEKLKQFSAKLKLKLEECQPALLGVAEDLQQVRQLQNVTQYLRLVQDIQEISAALSGAINGKDEAKLVNIYLTLYEGNDCEHSVVGRLQAVQARSLKSYAEATAIYWHKQLMQRLSSEFEAVLKAMRWAHLEQQPLNYSPSRDTAKAQLLAEYMFLIKSPAEEHAPLQSITPSIVCPPISQVVKLLLAPYRQRFMFHFTGTRQTNRLDKPEWFYTQILNWGKETHFFVGKTFQPAAMKAGRLDYNLRLEFMRGLVQLTIEKLAADIEQIAQDEHLFAHLLDETLAFESELRETFGYPASFPSAISVLTQPMYLLRWIALEEQFCAQKMDQILQAETPFQLIDPNTYEDDLKIPKCADQFMRLLDAIKDRYYALIQPGHQLQFLQLQLELIDSFRRRLVQLHSSGALASLPVLNAINYLIMVLREWGENVHYLHLHAALAGPHASEINSVFEPAVAELEHWARQLMKNLANKAVNEMKAKSMNYRHDAWPTMPEQNSREPFILSPSGGEMFQVLVTLLHNLERELSANLFNQTLRLMAQQIDDFMLENMVLNTKFSPAGAAQFNYDMTLLFALFGQYTRRPELLFKRIHDAGKLLTAARGTALLLLETLRGGQTAEEKTKPLHELRVLGLDSRQCIEVLERRTDIKMF, via the exons ATGCACGCCAAGCTGAGTGAACTGGAAAGGAGCATTGCGGAGCGCCTGAATGAAAAGATTGGCAAAGATGCCAATCAGCTGCATCGCGCCGCTTTGCTCGTGGACAGCTACAAGGAACGTTTACATACGTTGAGCCAAACC CTCAACTATGAGGAGCCGCAGAACGTGTCCAGCTACAAGTCGGCATTCCAATGCCAGCAGCAGGTCTGCGAGAGCATTGACTTTGAGCTGGAGAAACTGAAGCAATTCAGTGCGAAGCTGAAGCTCAAGCTGGAGGAATGCCAGCCGGCGCTGCTGGGCGTGGCCGAGGATCTGCAGCAGGTGCGTCAGCTGCAGAATGTGACGCAGTATTTGCGCCTGGTGCAGGACATACAGGAGATCAGCGCCGCGCTGAGCGGCGCCATCAATGGCAAGGACGAGGCCAAGCTGGTCAACATCTATCTGACCCTCTACGAGGGCAACGACTGCGAGCACAGTGTAGTGGGTCGCCTGCAGGCCGTGCAGGCGCGCTCGCTTAAATCCTACGCGGAAGCCACAGCCATCTACTGGCACAAGCAGCTCATGCAGCGGCTCTCCAGCGAATTTGAGGCTGTGCTAAAGGCCATGCGCTGGGCGCACCTGGAACAGCAGCCGCTTAACTATTCCCCCAGCCGGGACACTGCCAAGGCGCAACTCCTTGCCGAATATATGTTCCTTATCAAGTCGCCAGCGGAGGAGCATGCGCCACTGCAGAGCATAACGCCCAGCATTGTTTGCCCGCCCATTAGCCAGGTGGTGAAGCTGCTGTTGGCGCCTTATCGACAGCGTTTCATGTTCCATTTTACGGGCACGCGGCAAACGAATCGATTGGACAAGCCCGAATGGTTCTACACACAGATACTCAACTGGGGCAAGGAAACGCATTTCTTTGTGGGCAAAACGTTTCAGCCGGCGGCCATGAAAGCCGGCAGGCTGGACTATAATCTCCGA CTGGAGTTCATGCGCGGCCTGGTGCAGCTGACCATTGAGAAGCTGGCGGCGGATATTGAACAAATTGCACAGGATGAGCATCTGTTTGCGCATCTACTGGACGAAACGCTGGCCTTCGAATCGGAGCTGCGTGAAACCTTTGGCTATCCGGCCAGCTTTCCCAGCGCCATCTCCGTGCTCACACAGCCCATGTACTTGCTGCGCTGGATTGCGCTGGAGGAGCAAT TTTGTGCTCAGAAAATGGATCAGATACTGCAGGCGGAGACGCCGTTCCAGCTGATCGATCCAAACACCTACGAGGACGACTTGAAAATACCCAAATGTGCCGATCAGTTTATGCGCCTGCTGGACGCCATCAAGGATCGTTATTATGCGCTCATCCAGCCCGGACATCAGTTGCAGtttctgcagctgcaactggagCTAATCGACAGCTTCCGGCGGCGCTTGGTGCAGCTGCACAGCAGCGGCGCACTGGCCAGCCTGCCCGTGCTGAATGCCATCAACTATTTGATAATGGTGCTGCGTGAATGGGGTGAAAATGtgcattatttgcatttgcatgcgGCGCTCGCCGGGCCGCATGCCAGCGAAATAAATTCGGTGTTTGAGCCGGCCGTGGCCGAGCTGGAGCACTGGGCCCGCCAGCTAATGAAGAACCTGGCCAACAAGGCGGTCAACGAGATGAAGGCCAAGTCAATGAACTATCGCCACGATGCCTGGCCGACCATGCCCGAGCAGAACAGTCGGGAGCCCTTCATACTTTCGCCCAGCGGCGGCGAAATGTTTCAGGTTTTGGTCACGCTGCTGCACAATCTGGAGCGTGAGCTGTCCGCCAATCTGTTCAATCAGACGCTGCGCCTGATGGCTCAGCAGATCGATGACTTTATGCTGGAGAACATGGTGTTGAACACCAAATTCTCGCCCGCTGGCGCCGCTCAATTCAACTACGACATGACGCTGCTCTTTGCGCTCTTCGGCCAATACACGCGGCGGCCCGAGCTGCTCTTCAAGCG AATTCATGACGCTGGCAAATTGCTGACGGCGGCGCGGGGCACCGCTTTGTTGCTGCTCGAAACGCTGCGCGGCGGCCAAACGGCGGAGGAGAAGACGAAGCCGCTGCATGAACTGCGCGTGCTCGGTTTGGACAGCAGACAATGCATCGAGGTGCTCGAGCGACGCACagacattaaaatgttttga
- the LOC116650700 gene encoding uncharacterized protein — protein MASIDTSKRKPRRTHGTPSFTYRNRFAYALLAAGSVLFGIWCLTPMQRIANERLCKELLTVTEQEKDRHALFDFSAPRPAKFIREAIEEGEKLRTER, from the exons ATGGCATCAATTGATACAAGCAAGCGTAAACCCAGACGCACACACGGCACACCGTCATTTACATATCGCAATCGTTTTGCATACGCTCTACTTGCCGCCGGTTCGGTGCTTTTCGGGATTTGGTG CCTGACGCCCATGCAACGCATTGCCAACGAGCGGTTGTGCAAGGAACTGCTGACAGTCACCGAGCAGGAAAAAGATCGCCACGCATTGTTCGACTTCTCTGCGCCACGGCCCGCAAAGTTCATTCGAGAAGCCATCGAGGAGGGCGAGAAATTGCGCACGGAacgctaa
- the Arl5 gene encoding ADP-ribosylation factor-like protein 5A encodes MGLLLSRLWRMFGNEEHKLVMVGLDNAGKTTILYQFLMNEVVHTSPTIGSNVEEVVWRNIHFLVWDLGGQQSLRAAWSTYYTNTELVIMVIDSTDRERLAVTREELYRMLQHEDLSKASLLVYANKQDLKGAMSAAEISRQLDLTSIKKHQWHIQACCALTGEGLYQGLEWVAQRIKNK; translated from the coding sequence atgggCCTGTTATTGTCACGGCTGTGGCGTATGTTTGGCAACGAGGAGCACAAACTGGTAATGGTTGGCCTCGACAATGCGGGCAAAACAACAATACTGTACCAGTTTCTGATGAACGAAGTGGTCCATACCAGTCCAACGATTGGCTCCAATGTTGAGGAGGTCGTCTGGCGTAATATACACTTTCTGGTATGGGATCTGGGCGGGCAGCAGAGTTTGCGCGCCGCCTGGAGCACATACTATACCAACACAGAGCTGGTCATTATGGTCATCGATTCGACGGATCGGGAACGTTTGGCCGTCACACGAGAGGAGCTCTATCGCATGCTACAGCACGAGGACCTGAGCAAAGCCAGCCTGCTGGTCTATGCCAACAAGCAGGATCTGAAGGGCGCAATGTCCGCCGCAGAAATCTCCCGCCAACTGGACCTGACCTCCATCAAGAAGCACCAGTGGCACATCCAGGCGTGCTGTGCGCTGACCGGCGAGGGATTGTATCAGGGACTCGAATGGGTTGCGCAGCGCATTAAGAACAAatga
- the RhoGEF4 gene encoding uncharacterized protein RhoGEF4 translates to MFTPRQKSHAQGAASSPHTPLSFSRELRQVLQERNLLTAKSRKKVCSMLDSNSSSPIGSPNPDAGKRIGFRLQAVQEIITSEKSYLEQLELLMTYFVRPLKEQAIIDASNHTALFGQIEMIHNLNGEFLRELEANMENVAHAFLKMAPFFKLYSVYAFDYRGALFILQDLISKNPVFRKFLEETESRPEVQRKLNALMIVPIQRVPRYKLLLEQVLLYTSPADADYKLLKESVKEIEATASHINSCVEEQEITQYLIHLQNSLVNRTPNIVKPSRRVIKEGMLYKITHKGQQIKRYCVLMSDIFMYCKVIKERTPNTQVENSLECCCIFPLKKCKVYEMLPGNFKLTCQSDGIIFGSDDLQVARTWVGFIRDAIDLHVQCRKTLRKDSSKRTPIRKKDMKKFGADYVLSPNKRKCDYETVFRNKNRSTDSEEEADLSGAYQTICFQRKRKFPSAAPNPSKVSTAGSSVAVKRPAPPPPAVQLRRPLNTEEQLSSSKENRISRLYKMIATGGDKAGNVRGILKRSKPNPAQPQDTDPSYGFASRYSDSKSYFRAHNVDNTIPTAVKREDLFDAELGEGNFCDVLYPLRSSGGWTTPGQMTLKSSQEEHLYAAPQKKRVKFDDTLDAYEQKPFVFPSSCSSGSNAGATKAAPSLRERIYDFFANLF, encoded by the exons ATGTTTACGCCGAGACAAAAGAGCCACGCCCAAGGCGCTGCCAGCTCGCCGCATACACCGCTCAGCTTCAGCCGTGAGCTACGTCAGGTTTTGCAGGAGCGAAATCTTCTGACAGCCAAGTCGCGTAAGAAAG TATGCTCTATGCTGGACAGCAACTCGAGCAGCCCCATCGGCTCGCCCAATCCGGACGCAGGCAAACGCATAGGCTTCCGTCTGCAGGCCGTGCAGGAGATCATCACGTCGGAGAAGTCCTATTtggagcagctggagctgctgaTGACCTACTTTGTGCGTCCGCTCAAGGAGCAGGCCATCATTGATGCCTCCAATCATACGGCGCTGTTTGGACAGATCGAGATGATTCACAACTTGAATGGCGAGTTCCTGCGCGAGCTGGAGGCCAACATGGAGAATGTGGCGCATGCCTTCCTCAAGATGGCCCCATTTTTCAAGCTATATTCCGTGTATGCGTTTGATTATCGCGGCGCTTTGTTCATATTGCAGGATTTGATTAGCAAGAATCCGGTTTTTCGCAAATTTCTGGAGGAGACCGAGAGCCGGCCGGAGGTGCAGCGCAAGCTAAACGCGCTCATGATTGTGCCCATACAGCGTGTGCCACGCTACAAGCTGCTCTTGGAGCAGGTGCTGCTCTACACTAGCCCCGCGGATGCGGACTACAAGCTGCTGAAGG AATCGGTCAAGGAGATTGAGGCGACGGCCTCGCACATCAATTCCTGCGTGGAGGAGCAGGAGATAACACAGTATTTGATCCATCTACAAAACTCGCTCGTCAATCGCACGCCCAACATTGTGAAGCCCTCGCGTCGGGTCATCAAGGAGGGCATGCTCTACAAGATCACGCACAAGGGTCAGCAGATCAAGCGCTATTGTGTGCTCATGTCGGACATATTCATGTACTGCAAGGTGATCAAGGAGCGCACGCCCAATACCCAGGTGGAGAACTCTCTCGAATGCTGCTGCATTTTTCCGCTCAAGAAATGCAAAGTCTATGAGATGTTGCCCGGCAACTTCAAGCTGACCTGCCAGAGCGATGGCATCATCTTTGGCAGCGATGATCTGCAGGTGGCACGCACCTGGGTGGGCTTCATACGCGATGCCATCGATCTGCATGTGCAGTGCCGCAAAACGTTGCGCAAGGACTCCAGCAAACGGACGCCCATACGCAAGAAGGACATGAAGAAATTTGGCGCCGATTATGTACTGAGTCCCAACAAACGCAAATGC GATTACGAGACTGTGTTTCGCAACAAGAATCGCAGCACCGATTCCGAGGAGGAGGCGGATTTGTCAGGCGCTTACCAAACCATTTGCTTTCAGCGCAAGCGCAAGTTTCCCAGCGCTGCACCAAATCCGTCCAAGGTGTCCACAGCAGGCTCGTCGGTGGCTGTCAAGCGTccagcgccgccgccgcccgcaGTGCAGCTGCGTCGTCCACTCAATACAGAGGAGCAGCTGTCCTCCAGCAAAGAGAATCGCATTTCTAGGCTCTACAAAATGATTGCCACCGGCGGCGACAAGGCCGGCAATGTGCGCGGCATACTCAAGCGCAGCAAACCGAATCCAGCCCAGCCGCAGGATACGGATCCTAGCTATGGTTTCGCCAGTCGCTACTCCGATTCCAAGTCCTATTTTCGTGCGCATAACGTGGACAATACCATACCCACGGCCGTTAAGCGCGAGGATCTGTTCGATGCGGAGCTGGGCGAGGGCAACTTTTGTGATGTGCTCTACCCGCTGCGCTCGAGTGGCGGCTGGACAACGCCCGGCCAGATGACGCTGAAATCCAGCCAGGAGGAACATTTGTATGCAGCGCCACAAAAGAAGCGCGTTAAGTTTGACGATACGCTAGATGCGTACGAACAGAAGCCATTTGTATTcccgagcagctgcagcagcggcagcaatgcGGGCGCCACAAAAGCTGCTCCCTCGCTACGCGAGCGTATTTATGACTTTTTTGCCAATCTCTTCTAG
- the Rab19 gene encoding ras-related protein Rab-43, translating into MTARNPQTLMALPSEENFDFLFKIVLIGDCCTGKTSILQRFKTGNYVERHGNTIGVDFSMKTIEVEGKQVKLQIWDTAGQERFRTITQSYYRANNGVIIVYDITKRSTFANLQKWIEEVRRYTASNVLIILIGNKCDLEAEREVDFEEARQMCQYIPEILFVMETSAKENTNVEDAFRCLATELKHQHDASSVQENLDDNTVQLGQSKPLKSCSSSCNLT; encoded by the exons ATGACGGCGCGCAATCCCCAAACATTGATGGCGCTGCCCAGCGAGGAGAATTTCGATTTTCTGTTCAAGATCGTGCTAATCGGGGACTGTTGCACGGGCAAAACATCCATATTGCAGCGCTTCAAGACGGGCAACTATGTGGAGCGGCACGGTAACACAATTGGCGTCGATTTCTCAATGAAAACCATTGAGGTTGAGGGCAAACAAGTCAAG CTACAAATCTGGGATACTGCCGGCCAGGAGCGCTTTCGCACCATCACCCAGAGCTATTATCGTGCCAACAATGGCGTCATAATTG TTTACGACATCACAAAGCGATCGACATTCGCCAATTTACAGAAATGGATTGAGGAGGTGCGCAGATATACGGCATCCAATGTGCTGATCATATTGATTGGCAATAAATGTGATCTCGAGGCGGAGCGTGAGGTGGACTTTGAGGAGGCGCGCCAAATGTGTCAATATATACCTGAAATTCTGTTCGTTATGGAAACATCCGCCAAGGAGAACACCAATGTGGAGGACGCCTTTCGCTGTCTGGCCACCGAACTGAAG CACCAACACGATGCCAGCAGCGTGCAGGAGAATCTGGACGACAACACCGTGCAGCTGGGCCAGAGTAAGCCGCTCAAGAGTTGCAGCAGCTCGTGCAATCTCACATAG